One Apostichopus japonicus isolate 1M-3 chromosome 7, ASM3797524v1, whole genome shotgun sequence genomic region harbors:
- the LOC139969901 gene encoding uncharacterized protein isoform X3 has product MATNSLDDERLQIEQHHVKIGCHGNIREYKDRDGNVKGYFCSLCKEEWLAHTENRNRLDIVGCQHVAHHVVPSFCCMQVSDTGNYIQWKNINETTGGLKPGDHVSWLRPIMGYWHHAIVEEVTDDSIKVIEWSRSIHRNTRKKWKLFDNCCYSPMYKAYYPKEVEQLNPPEVVLMRARARLEDTGYGPFSDNCEHFATYCKTGLHRCNQLHQLKITLRAWIRRIVLSVLHMAIVVSFSETIEVVAGNNKHWIGAILLVVSEILYQILVVGVIYCRDSRREGFRMNGDPRMSRACKCASLKAVLQSVLFVSFAIAANVALLEALNEKYGPWSEAKIAGAEIGLGIAGGMVGNIVGFFLFAFIPYPCCRNEIPVSEVAVVT; this is encoded by the exons ATGGCAACGAACTCGCTAGATGATGAACGACTACAGATAGAGCAGCATCACGTGAAGATAGGTTGCCATGGAAACATCCGAGAATACAAAG ATCGTGATGGAAACGTGAAGGGATATTTCTGTTCCCTTTGTAAGGAGGAATGGCTTGCACATACGGAGAACAGGAACCGACTTGACATCGTTGGATGTCAACACGTTGCACACCATGTCGTACCGTCCTTCTGTTGTATGCAGGTTTCCGACACGGGTAACTATATCCAGTGGAAGAATATAAACGAAACGACTGGAGGGTTGAAACCAGGAGATCACGTGTCATGGTTGCGACCAATTATGGGGTACTGGCACCATGCCATCGTTGAGGAAGTCACAGATGATTCTATTAAGGTGATAGAGTGGTCAAGAAGCATTCACAGGAATACCAGAAAGAAATGGAAACTGTTTGACAACTGTTGTTACAGTCCGATGTACAAGGCTTATTATCCCAAAGAAGTAGAACAGCTAAATCCTCCTGAAGTGGTTTTGATGAGAGCTAGAGCCCGCTTAGAAGACACTGGATATGGTCCATTCTCCGATAATTGTGAACATTTCGCAACTTATTGTAAAACAGGTCTGCATCGCTGTAATCAGCTCCACCAACTGAAGATAACACTGCGTGCCTGGATCCGTAGGATTGTTTTAAGTGTCTTACATATGGCAATCGTCGTTTCATTCTCGGAAACGATAGAGGTGGTTGCAGGCAACAACAAACATTGGATCGGCGCCATATTATTGGTTGTTTCCGAGATTTTGTACCAGATTTTGGTGGTAGGTGTGATTTATTGCCGAGATTCTCGTAGGGAGGGATTTCGTATGAATGGAGACCCGAGAATGTCGCGCGCATGTAAATGCGCGTCGCTAAAGGCTGTCTTACAGTCTGTTCTGTTTGTGAGTTTTGCCATAGCCGCGAATGTCGCTCTGCTGGAAGCCTTGAATGAAAAGTATGGACCATGGTCTGAAGCAAAGATAGCAGGTGCAGAGATTGGGCTCGGCATTGCTGGAGGAATGGTCGGTAACATTGTAGGATTCTTCCTCTTTGCATTCATTCCTTATCCTTGTTGTAGAAACGAAATACCAGTTTCAGAAGTAGCCGTTGTTACTTGA